The nucleotide sequence CTTCGTATTTACCGGCGTGAGCAACGAGCTTTCCCATATCCCGACAAATCTTTTCACTGTGTGACATAATCAGAAATTTGTGCTGACTGTGGAACTTCACGAGACCATGGATATCCTTAGATTCCTGTAACACCTTACGCCATCTTGCCAGGGTGAAAAGGCGCTCAATAAAATTTTCTCGGATCTCATGATCTTGGAGGCGCCCATCTTCTTCAACAGGAATGCGTGGAAAGTGGTCCATAAAAACTCTTGCAAAGAGTCCCACCCCCTTTCTCGCGGGCATTCCTTTGTCAGAGTAAACCTTTACCCGCTCCATGCCGCTACTTGGCGAGTTGGACTTGAAGATAAAACCGCAAAGGTTTTCCCTTTCCAGTTCCCGAACCCGGCTCTTTGCCCAGTTCAGCAGTTGCTCCGTTACATCCTTTCCGGTATTTACGGTGACCAGGCGAGGATTCTGGGGATCACCTACAAGACGCATAGCTTCTCGGGGCACACC is from Thermodesulforhabdaceae bacterium and encodes:
- a CDS encoding DUF523 and DUF1722 domain-containing protein, coding for MDSIKIGVSACLLGQEVRYNGGHAHDRYITGTLGKYMEFVPVCPEVEAGFGVPREAMRLVGDPQNPRLVTVNTGKDVTEQLLNWAKSRVRELERENLCGFIFKSNSPSSGMERVKVYSDKGMPARKGVGLFARVFMDHFPRIPVEEDGRLQDHEIRENFIERLFTLARWRKVLQESKDIHGLVKFHSQHKFLIMSHSEKICRDMGKLVAHAGKYEAGEVFEQYEDLLMQALKMKATVRKHANVLQHMMGYFKKSLSSDEKQELLEIIDEYKKGYLPLIVPVTLIKHYVRKYGDPYLADQVYLNPHPLELKLRNHA